A stretch of the Bacteroidota bacterium genome encodes the following:
- a CDS encoding glycosyltransferase: protein MKLFVLLSRVPYPLEKGDKLRAFNQIKELSKKHQIVLFALNDTKLDERALTELKKYCVAISIVKFSKFTVFFNLLRAFFNGKPLQVGYFYFDKAQKKVDELIAKHKPDHIYCQLIRTTEYIKKYPHIPKTLDYMDVFSKGMERRKSTELFYMKPFLAMEYRRLKRYENKVFSYFNNKTIISEQDKNFIPHPQKQTIVVVPNGVDTSYFKPIVHKKEFELLFNGNMNYPPNIESVEYLVEKVMPYVWNKMPQVRLLISGASPNATVLDLASDKVIVSGWVDDIRMNFAKSKILVAPMQISIGLQNKLLEAMAMQLPCITSTLANNALGAKPNEQILVADTPEQYARHIIDLLQNETKAKQIAMNGYQFVVNGFNWQSTTSILEKLISKK, encoded by the coding sequence ATGAAATTATTTGTATTGTTATCACGTGTGCCATATCCGCTTGAAAAAGGGGACAAACTCCGTGCTTTCAATCAGATAAAAGAACTTTCTAAAAAACATCAAATTGTTCTGTTTGCTTTAAACGACACGAAGCTGGATGAACGTGCATTAACGGAATTGAAAAAGTATTGTGTCGCGATTTCGATTGTTAAGTTTTCAAAATTCACAGTATTCTTTAATTTGCTACGTGCCTTTTTTAATGGAAAACCTTTGCAAGTCGGTTATTTTTATTTTGATAAAGCACAGAAAAAAGTAGATGAACTGATCGCCAAGCACAAACCGGATCATATCTATTGTCAGCTGATTCGTACAACCGAATACATTAAAAAATATCCGCACATTCCTAAAACATTGGATTATATGGATGTGTTTTCCAAAGGAATGGAACGCAGGAAATCAACGGAATTGTTTTATATGAAACCTTTTTTGGCTATGGAGTATCGTAGATTGAAAAGGTATGAAAACAAAGTGTTTTCCTATTTCAACAACAAAACGATTATTTCGGAGCAGGATAAAAATTTTATTCCTCATCCTCAAAAACAAACAATCGTTGTTGTTCCCAATGGTGTGGATACGTCATATTTTAAACCCATTGTGCATAAAAAAGAATTCGAGTTGTTGTTCAACGGCAACATGAACTATCCACCGAACATTGAAAGTGTTGAATACCTTGTTGAAAAAGTGATGCCGTATGTTTGGAACAAAATGCCACAGGTCCGCTTGTTAATTTCTGGAGCTTCTCCTAATGCCACGGTTTTGGATTTAGCCTCAGATAAAGTAATCGTATCCGGTTGGGTAGATGATATTCGGATGAATTTTGCAAAATCGAAAATTTTGGTTGCTCCCATGCAGATAAGTATTGGCTTGCAGAATAAATTGTTGGAAGCAATGGCCATGCAACTGCCTTGTATTACATCTACCTTAGCAAACAATGCACTGGGTGCAAAACCGAATGAACAAATTTTGGTAGCAGATACTCCTGAACAATATGCACGACACATTATTGATCTCTTACAAAATGAAACCAAAGCCAAACAAATTGCGATGAATGGATATCAGTTTGTTGTCAACGGTTTTAACTGGCAAAGTACCACCTCGATTTTGGAGAAATTAATCTCTAAAAAATAA
- a CDS encoding chorismate-binding protein: MTFKINTTSKKILADTFTPVSIYLKLRDKFANTILLESSDYHGSENNYSYICCKPIAGIKVEHETIVCNFPDGTRTIKKLEPTVSVPDEITSFCDFFETETSNGILNGLFGYIAYDTVRYFEDIDIQVIKKEEKSIPDCIYNLYQFVIAIDHYKDEITISQHCSEADAKGIEQLEEIISNKNFASYSFTTIEEEQSNFSDASFLDVIKKGKAHCKRGDVFQLVLSREFSRKFKGDDFNVYRALRSVNPSPYLFYFDYGNFKLFGSSPEAQLVVKNNIARINPIAGTFKRTGANDTELAEKLKADAKENAEHVMLVDLARNDLSRNCKNVNVEKFKDIQYYSHVIHLVSNVSGELKPGVSILKMVGDTFPAGTLSGAPKHKAMQLIDEYERGNRSFYGGCIGFLGFDGTFNSAIMIRSFLSKNNTLFYQAGAGIVESSDEQKELNEVNNKLAALKKAIDIAKEI; encoded by the coding sequence ATGACCTTTAAAATTAATACTACATCAAAAAAAATACTGGCAGATACATTTACCCCGGTGAGTATCTACTTAAAGCTTCGTGATAAATTTGCGAATACCATTCTGTTGGAGAGCTCCGATTATCATGGAAGTGAAAACAACTATTCCTATATCTGTTGTAAACCCATTGCCGGAATAAAAGTAGAGCATGAAACTATTGTTTGCAACTTTCCGGATGGAACTCGTACGATAAAAAAATTGGAACCAACTGTTTCTGTTCCTGATGAAATAACATCTTTTTGTGATTTTTTTGAAACAGAAACTTCGAATGGAATCCTGAATGGTTTGTTTGGTTATATTGCCTATGATACTGTGCGATATTTTGAAGACATTGATATACAAGTGATAAAGAAAGAAGAGAAAAGCATTCCGGATTGTATTTACAACCTTTATCAATTTGTAATTGCGATTGATCACTATAAAGATGAAATTACAATTTCACAGCATTGTTCTGAAGCTGATGCAAAGGGAATAGAACAATTAGAAGAAATAATAAGCAATAAAAATTTTGCATCCTATTCGTTTACTACAATAGAAGAGGAGCAATCAAACTTTTCTGATGCAAGTTTTCTAGATGTTATTAAAAAAGGGAAAGCGCATTGCAAAAGAGGAGATGTTTTTCAACTAGTGCTATCACGTGAGTTTTCGAGAAAATTTAAAGGAGATGATTTTAATGTTTATAGGGCTTTACGTTCAGTTAACCCATCACCCTATCTTTTTTATTTTGATTATGGCAATTTTAAACTCTTTGGTTCTTCTCCTGAGGCGCAATTGGTTGTAAAGAACAATATAGCCAGGATTAATCCGATTGCAGGTACATTCAAACGGACAGGAGCCAATGATACGGAATTAGCAGAAAAATTAAAAGCAGATGCAAAAGAAAATGCTGAGCATGTGATGCTGGTGGATTTGGCAAGAAATGATTTGAGTCGAAACTGCAAGAATGTGAATGTGGAGAAATTTAAAGACATTCAATATTATTCTCATGTGATTCATTTGGTTTCAAATGTGTCCGGTGAATTGAAGCCGGGTGTTTCGATACTTAAAATGGTGGGTGATACTTTTCCTGCGGGCACTTTGAGCGGAGCTCCCAAACATAAAGCAATGCAATTAATTGATGAATATGAGCGAGGGAATAGAAGTTTTTATGGTGGATGTATTGGATTTTTAGGATTTGATGGTACTTTTAATAGCGCAATCATGATTCGTTCCTTTTTGAGTAAAAACAATACCTTGTTTTATCAAGCCGGAGCAGGGATTGTTGAATCATCCGATGAGCAAAAGGAATTAAATGAAGTGAATAACAAATTAGCAGCTTTGAAAAAAGCCATTGATATAGCAAAGGAGATTTAA
- a CDS encoding aminodeoxychorismate/anthranilate synthase component II, producing MKILVLDNYDSFTYNLVHYLEKVSDASVEVHRNDKITLKEIDRFDKILLSPGPGIPSEAGILIDVIKTYASSKSILGVCLGQQAIAEAFGGTLTNMPEVFHGVSTPIEIIAEDILFQNIPKQLLVGRYHSWCVNKDTLPEELEITALDETGNIMALRHKTLDVRGVQFHPESVLTEHGLQMIKNWVESEQK from the coding sequence ATGAAAATATTGGTTTTAGACAACTATGACAGCTTTACGTATAACCTTGTTCATTACTTGGAAAAAGTAAGTGATGCTTCTGTAGAAGTTCATCGTAATGATAAAATTACCTTGAAGGAAATTGACAGGTTTGATAAGATTTTGCTTTCACCCGGACCTGGGATTCCTTCTGAAGCTGGAATTTTAATTGATGTGATCAAAACATATGCTTCATCAAAAAGTATTTTGGGTGTTTGCCTTGGACAACAAGCCATTGCAGAAGCATTTGGTGGAACATTGACGAATATGCCAGAGGTATTTCATGGTGTATCCACACCAATTGAGATTATCGCAGAAGATATTTTATTTCAAAATATTCCTAAACAACTACTTGTGGGTCGTTACCATTCCTGGTGTGTAAACAAAGATACATTGCCGGAGGAATTAGAAATTACCGCTTTGGATGAAACAGGAAACATAATGGCATTGAGACATAAAACATTGGATGTTAGAGGCGTCCAGTTTCATCCGGAGAGTGTTTTAACAGAGCATGGATTGCAAATGATAAAAAATTGGGTTGAATCAGAACAGAAATGA
- the trpD gene encoding anthranilate phosphoribosyltransferase yields MKQVLNNLFEHQTLSKMEAKNVLFNIATEKYPSSQVAAFLSVYLMRSVTVEELAGFREAMLDMCLKVKFDTDQTIDIVGTGGDGKDTFNISTLACFVVAGAGVTVTKHGNYGVSSVSGSSNVLEAIGYRFTNDRATLQKQLDKAGICFLHAPLFHPAMKSVAPVRKELGVRTFFNLLGPIVNPSLPTYQLLGVYNLEMARLYHYMLQQTEAKYTIVHSLDGFDEVSLTSDFKIYSSKKEQLIELSSIGFDKVEQQALYGGATIDAAAKLFLSVLNGEGTIAQNNAVIVNAALALQTVQSEQSFSDCLLQAKESLESKKALKAYQSLINN; encoded by the coding sequence ATGAAACAGGTATTAAATAATTTATTTGAACATCAGACACTTTCCAAAATGGAAGCAAAAAATGTCTTATTCAATATTGCTACAGAGAAGTATCCTTCTTCCCAAGTGGCTGCTTTTTTATCGGTCTACCTGATGCGCTCGGTCACGGTTGAGGAATTAGCCGGATTTAGAGAAGCCATGCTGGATATGTGTTTGAAAGTTAAATTTGATACCGATCAAACAATTGATATTGTTGGAACAGGAGGAGATGGGAAGGATACATTTAATATTTCTACCCTCGCTTGCTTTGTGGTTGCCGGTGCCGGTGTTACCGTTACAAAACATGGAAATTATGGTGTTTCTTCTGTTAGCGGATCATCCAATGTTTTGGAAGCCATCGGTTACCGTTTTACGAACGATAGAGCAACATTGCAAAAACAATTGGACAAAGCCGGAATTTGTTTTTTACACGCTCCTTTGTTTCATCCTGCGATGAAAAGTGTAGCCCCTGTTCGCAAAGAATTAGGTGTACGGACATTTTTTAATTTACTTGGACCGATTGTGAATCCAAGTTTGCCTACCTATCAATTATTGGGTGTATATAATTTAGAAATGGCTCGCTTATATCATTACATGCTTCAACAAACTGAAGCAAAATACACAATAGTTCACTCGCTGGATGGATTCGATGAAGTATCATTGACATCTGATTTTAAAATCTATTCTTCTAAAAAAGAACAACTCATCGAATTGTCATCCATTGGTTTTGATAAGGTAGAACAACAAGCGCTTTATGGTGGAGCAACGATTGACGCGGCTGCAAAACTATTCTTGTCAGTTTTAAATGGAGAAGGTACAATTGCTCAAAATAATGCAGTTATAGTAAATGCAGCACTTGCACTTCAGACGGTACAGTCTGAGCAATCTTTTTCTGACTGTTTGCTTCAAGCGAAGGAATCATTGGAATCAAAAAAAGCATTGAAGGCCTATCAATCCTTAATAAATAATTGA
- the trpC gene encoding indole-3-glycerol phosphate synthase TrpC produces the protein MNTLEQIIAQKKKEVAERKSLYPEKLLERSTFFESPTVSFKKYLLRTDKLGIIAEFKRKSPSKGMINKYADVERTSIGYMQAGASALSILTDTEFFGGKNEDLTTARKFNYCPILRKDFIIDEYQIVEAKSIGADAILLLANVLNADQIHQFARFAKSFGLEVLLEVRDKDELQSVNEFVDAVGVNNRNLKDFTVNISQSFEFANLIPSEFVKISESGIDSVQTIIELKDVGFNGFLIGETFMKNSRPEIACANFIKEVSALKNNLILA, from the coding sequence ATGAATACATTGGAACAAATTATTGCTCAAAAGAAAAAGGAAGTTGCTGAACGGAAAAGTTTATATCCCGAAAAGCTACTTGAACGCTCCACATTTTTTGAATCGCCCACTGTTTCGTTTAAAAAATATTTGTTACGTACAGATAAACTTGGAATCATTGCCGAGTTCAAACGGAAATCGCCATCCAAGGGAATGATTAACAAATATGCAGATGTCGAGCGAACTTCTATTGGCTATATGCAGGCAGGTGCAAGTGCACTCAGCATACTTACTGATACTGAATTTTTTGGTGGAAAAAATGAGGATTTAACAACTGCTCGCAAATTTAATTATTGTCCTATTCTACGCAAAGATTTTATCATCGATGAATATCAGATTGTAGAAGCAAAATCTATTGGAGCAGATGCAATTTTATTGTTGGCAAATGTATTGAATGCAGATCAGATACATCAATTTGCCCGGTTTGCAAAATCATTTGGTCTGGAAGTGTTATTAGAAGTAAGAGATAAAGATGAGTTGCAATCGGTCAATGAGTTTGTAGATGCAGTAGGAGTTAATAATAGAAATTTAAAAGACTTCACAGTTAATATTTCTCAATCATTTGAATTTGCGAATTTAATTCCTTCTGAATTTGTAAAAATATCAGAAAGTGGAATTGACTCAGTCCAAACAATCATTGAGTTAAAAGATGTAGGTTTTAATGGCTTTTTGATAGGAGAAACATTTATGAAAAACAGCCGCCCAGAAATTGCATGTGCCAATTTTATTAAAGAAGTAAGCGCATTAAAAAATAATTTAATACTCGCATAA
- a CDS encoding GNAT family N-acetyltransferase, whose protein sequence is MELKFKKATEQDVTLIAQLADNIWRRHYITIITLEQIEFMLKTMYSSESLLKQMKDGHQFTLVYDGAKAIGYIALSTKDAKNYFLHKFYVEVDDQRKGVGSDLFKYVLSQMPTAETIELTVNRQNFKAINFYFKKGFVIKEIADFDIGNGYFMNDFIMINKLK, encoded by the coding sequence ATGGAATTGAAATTTAAAAAAGCAACAGAACAAGATGTAACATTAATAGCTCAATTAGCTGATAATATTTGGCGTAGGCATTATATTACAATCATAACCCTCGAACAAATTGAATTTATGCTGAAAACAATGTACTCATCAGAAAGTTTGTTAAAACAAATGAAAGATGGACATCAATTCACTTTAGTTTATGACGGAGCAAAAGCTATTGGATATATAGCCTTGAGTACGAAAGATGCTAAAAACTATTTCTTGCATAAGTTTTATGTTGAGGTAGATGATCAACGAAAGGGCGTTGGCTCAGATTTATTTAAATATGTTTTAAGTCAAATGCCAACTGCTGAAACAATTGAATTAACAGTGAATAGACAAAATTTTAAAGCCATTAATTTTTATTTTAAAAAGGGATTTGTTATTAAAGAAATAGCAGATTTTGATATCGGTAATGGCTATTTTATGAATGATTTTATTATGATTAATAAACTAAAATGA
- a CDS encoding phosphoribosylanthranilate isomerase, protein MKLKICGLKDPENIKQVALLKPDYMGFIFYPSSKRFVGDNFVMPSISPEIKKVGVFVNANSSYIIDKMDEYKLDFIQLHGNETADLCEVFNHFIPVIKAFGINEEFDWNVLNEYKDKCSYFLFDTKSEQYGGSGKQFDWNLLGKYEHQLPFFLSGGIGLEEIEISTATGIKNLNSSSFQGEKLNIHSIDVNSKFENEFGLKDVEKLKKLKNELSS, encoded by the coding sequence ATGAAACTGAAAATATGTGGATTAAAAGATCCCGAAAATATAAAACAAGTAGCGCTTCTCAAACCCGATTATATGGGTTTTATCTTTTATCCCTCCTCCAAACGGTTTGTTGGCGATAATTTCGTAATGCCTTCTATTTCGCCTGAAATAAAAAAAGTAGGTGTCTTCGTAAATGCCAATTCCTCTTATATTATTGATAAAATGGATGAATACAAGCTTGACTTTATTCAATTGCATGGAAACGAAACCGCTGATTTATGCGAAGTATTTAATCATTTTATACCTGTAATTAAAGCATTCGGGATAAATGAAGAGTTTGATTGGAATGTCTTAAATGAGTATAAAGATAAATGTTCTTATTTTTTGTTTGATACCAAAAGCGAACAGTATGGTGGGAGTGGAAAACAATTTGATTGGAATCTATTAGGAAAGTATGAACATCAACTTCCGTTCTTTTTAAGTGGTGGGATTGGGTTGGAGGAAATTGAAATCTCGACAGCTACCGGGATAAAAAATTTAAATTCCAGTAGCTTTCAGGGCGAGAAGTTAAATATTCATTCTATTGATGTAAACAGCAAATTTGAGAATGAATTTGGATTAAAAGACGTTGAAAAATTAAAGAAATTAAAAAATGAATTATCAAGTTAA
- the trpB gene encoding tryptophan synthase subunit beta, with translation MNYQVNEKGYYGNFGGAFIPEMLYPNVEELRKNYLTIIQEESFQAELNVLLRDYVGRPSPLYFAKRLSDHYQTKVYLKREDLNHTGAHKINNTLGQILLAKRLGKSRIIAETGAGQHGVATATVCALMGLKCIVYMGEVDIKRQAPNVARMKLLGAEVIPATSGSKTLKDATNEAIRDWINNPLDTYYIIGSVVGPHPYPDMVARFQSVISEELKKQLFEKTGNENPDYVIACVGGGSNAAGAFYHFLETENVQLIAVEAAGKGIESGHSAATSVLGKPGIIHGSKTLLMQTVDGQITEPYSISAGLDYPGVGPIHAHLFETGRARFVSATDDEALKAAFLLCELEGIIPALESGHALAYLEKLNADSKDVVVVNLSGRGDKDLATYLDKLKIEK, from the coding sequence ATGAATTATCAAGTTAACGAAAAAGGTTATTACGGCAATTTCGGTGGTGCTTTTATCCCTGAAATGCTTTATCCAAATGTGGAAGAGCTTCGCAAAAATTACCTTACTATTATTCAGGAGGAAAGTTTTCAAGCGGAGTTGAATGTGTTGTTGCGCGATTATGTTGGACGACCATCTCCATTGTATTTTGCAAAACGACTTTCTGACCATTATCAAACGAAAGTTTATTTAAAACGTGAAGATTTGAATCATACTGGAGCGCATAAGATCAATAATACTTTAGGGCAGATTTTACTGGCAAAGCGCTTAGGGAAATCTAGGATTATTGCGGAGACAGGTGCTGGACAACATGGTGTAGCAACTGCAACCGTTTGTGCATTAATGGGATTAAAGTGTATTGTATATATGGGCGAAGTGGATATAAAACGGCAAGCACCCAATGTTGCACGCATGAAATTGTTAGGTGCGGAAGTCATTCCTGCCACGAGTGGAAGTAAAACATTAAAAGATGCTACCAATGAGGCAATTCGTGATTGGATCAATAACCCGCTGGATACTTATTATATTATTGGTTCTGTCGTTGGTCCACACCCTTATCCCGATATGGTCGCTCGTTTTCAAAGTGTTATCAGTGAAGAACTGAAAAAACAATTGTTTGAAAAAACCGGCAATGAAAATCCCGATTATGTGATTGCTTGTGTTGGTGGTGGAAGCAATGCAGCAGGAGCTTTTTATCATTTTTTAGAGACTGAAAATGTTCAGTTGATTGCCGTTGAAGCGGCAGGAAAAGGAATTGAATCTGGTCATTCAGCTGCAACAAGTGTACTTGGTAAACCAGGAATTATTCATGGAAGCAAAACATTGTTGATGCAAACAGTAGATGGTCAGATTACTGAGCCATACAGTATTTCAGCGGGATTGGATTACCCAGGAGTTGGTCCAATTCATGCGCATTTGTTTGAAACTGGACGCGCTAGATTCGTCTCAGCAACAGATGATGAAGCATTAAAAGCAGCGTTTTTACTTTGTGAATTAGAAGGAATAATTCCTGCTTTGGAAAGTGGGCATGCATTAGCTTACCTTGAAAAGTTAAATGCGGATTCAAAGGATGTGGTTGTTGTGAATCTTTCCGGTAGAGGAGACAAAGACTTGGCAACGTATTTGGACAAATTAAAGATTGAAAAATAA
- a CDS encoding tryptophan synthase subunit alpha, with the protein MNKIDQLFQAKKENILSVYFTAGFPKLNDTATTIHELERTEVDMIEIGMPFSDPLADGPTIQRSSEIALENGMTIKLLFEQLKSVNSRIPLILMGYLNPILQYGVEPFCENASLLGISGIIIPDLPLQEYLENYKVIFEKYNLKNIFLITPQTTEERIRLIDKHSNGFIYMVSSASTTGGKNEIDIEQEQYFKRIKEMNLNSPTVIGFGIHNQQTFLKACDYANGAIIGSAFIKSIEKSEDLKKDIAGFVNSILKEQLANADSLSR; encoded by the coding sequence ATGAACAAGATTGATCAACTGTTTCAAGCTAAGAAAGAGAATATTCTTTCTGTTTATTTCACAGCAGGTTTTCCAAAGTTGAATGATACTGCTACAACCATTCATGAATTAGAAAGAACCGAAGTGGATATGATTGAAATAGGAATGCCCTTTTCTGACCCTTTGGCAGATGGTCCCACCATACAAAGAAGTAGTGAAATTGCTTTGGAAAATGGAATGACGATAAAATTGCTTTTTGAGCAATTGAAAAGTGTGAATTCAAGAATTCCACTTATTCTGATGGGTTATTTGAATCCTATTTTACAATATGGGGTTGAACCATTTTGTGAAAATGCATCGCTACTTGGTATTTCTGGTATAATTATTCCAGATTTACCCCTTCAGGAATATTTAGAAAATTACAAAGTGATTTTTGAAAAATACAATTTGAAAAACATCTTTTTAATAACACCACAAACCACAGAAGAACGAATTCGTTTGATTGATAAGCATTCTAATGGATTTATTTACATGGTTTCTTCCGCAAGTACAACAGGAGGAAAGAATGAAATTGATATCGAACAAGAACAATACTTCAAAAGAATAAAGGAAATGAATTTAAACAGTCCTACCGTTATTGGTTTTGGAATTCATAATCAACAAACATTTTTAAAGGCTTGTGATTACGCCAATGGCGCAATTATCGGAAGTGCCTTTATTAAATCCATTGAGAAGAGTGAGGATTTGAAAAAGGACATTGCAGGTTTCGTCAACTCTATTTTAAAAGAACAATTAGCAAACGCAGATTCGTTATCCCGATAG
- a CDS encoding bifunctional 3-deoxy-7-phosphoheptulonate synthase/chorismate mutase translates to MIIQLEQNISPSVKEKILFSINRIGYKITEVKTQKGIYLVCIGKNEFDIRLIGSLDGVMDVHRVSDSYKLVSRKWKVNATEIDLGDDVLIGENNFSIMAGPCSIESEEQVEKIVKHLVANNIKVMRGGVFKPRSSPYAFRGMGMDGLKMFHSICRANGIKIITEVMQVSQIEEMIDYVDVFQVGARNSQNFNLLDELGRVDKPVLIKRGMSGTIDELLQSAEYIFSNGNERLMLCERGIRSYETAYRNTFDINAIPILKEKTHLPVIADPSHGIGIREHVPMIALAAMMAGADGVIYEVHEKPEEAASDGAQTLNFDESERLVGRLNANYSLNLV, encoded by the coding sequence ATGATTATTCAATTAGAACAAAACATTTCGCCAAGCGTAAAAGAGAAGATACTTTTTTCAATCAATCGCATTGGCTATAAAATAACAGAAGTAAAAACACAAAAAGGAATTTACTTGGTCTGTATCGGTAAAAACGAATTTGATATTCGTTTGATTGGAAGTCTAGATGGTGTAATGGACGTTCATCGAGTATCCGATAGTTATAAGCTTGTTTCACGCAAATGGAAAGTGAACGCTACGGAAATTGATTTGGGAGATGATGTATTGATTGGTGAAAATAACTTTTCCATCATGGCCGGACCGTGCAGCATTGAAAGTGAAGAGCAAGTTGAAAAAATTGTGAAGCATTTGGTCGCAAACAATATAAAAGTGATGCGTGGTGGTGTTTTTAAGCCACGAAGTTCGCCTTATGCTTTTCGTGGTATGGGGATGGATGGATTAAAAATGTTTCACAGCATTTGCAGGGCCAACGGAATTAAAATCATAACGGAAGTGATGCAAGTCTCGCAAATCGAAGAAATGATTGACTATGTGGATGTTTTTCAAGTCGGAGCTAGAAACTCACAAAATTTTAATTTATTAGATGAACTCGGACGGGTGGATAAACCTGTTTTAATCAAGCGGGGAATGAGCGGTACAATTGATGAATTGTTGCAATCTGCTGAATACATCTTTTCGAATGGAAATGAGCGACTGATGCTTTGTGAACGAGGAATTCGTTCGTATGAGACAGCATACCGAAATACGTTTGATATTAATGCCATTCCAATCTTAAAGGAAAAAACACATTTACCGGTGATTGCTGACCCTTCACACGGAATAGGGATTCGTGAACATGTTCCGATGATTGCCCTTGCAGCCATGATGGCCGGTGCTGATGGCGTGATTTATGAAGTGCACGAAAAACCGGAAGAAGCTGCCAGTGATGGTGCTCAAACCTTAAATTTTGATGAGTCGGAACGTTTGGTCGGTCGATTGAATGCTAATTATAGTCTTAATTTAGTTTGA